From the Leptospira kirschneri serovar Cynopteri str. 3522 CT genome, one window contains:
- a CDS encoding LIC_10091 family lipoprotein produces the protein MFHFKTILFVLTGFIFFISACKTPPPKNPWIVPSLEENERLFLAPLKVDEFVSKDLGGRHYPASNELRIDLFKPYVEDLEGGYLGAGTDQNFTFIAWAKSKYVWLMDFDYTICLINRIHLLFFRMAPDPESYREFWARKNKQTSFEIIKKEWEKDPEWPLIREAWEVAHRGKSDVPQRWNELDRTSQRFGLRTFIHSKEEYNYVRNMVLQERIQILKGDINAEKSMRSVAERAARLNVPIRVVYLSNIEDYFSYSGSFRDNLLSLPTDEKGIVLRTMQNGTKEEYGSPDGEKIPVDYPLHYNVQSLKNLQDWMLLSGHLHKGILMQFRTPIQKGFSMIKSGPVEVLK, from the coding sequence ATGTTTCATTTTAAAACGATCCTGTTTGTTTTAACTGGATTTATTTTTTTCATTTCGGCTTGTAAAACGCCTCCTCCTAAAAACCCGTGGATCGTTCCTTCTCTTGAAGAGAATGAAAGACTATTTTTAGCTCCTTTGAAAGTTGATGAGTTTGTTTCTAAAGATTTAGGAGGAAGGCATTATCCTGCATCGAACGAACTCAGAATAGATCTTTTTAAACCGTATGTCGAAGACTTAGAAGGTGGTTATCTAGGTGCTGGAACGGATCAGAACTTTACATTTATCGCTTGGGCAAAAAGTAAGTATGTATGGTTAATGGATTTTGATTATACGATTTGTCTAATTAACCGAATTCATCTTTTATTTTTTAGAATGGCTCCTGATCCGGAATCGTATCGGGAATTTTGGGCTCGGAAAAATAAACAAACTTCCTTTGAAATCATAAAAAAAGAATGGGAGAAAGACCCAGAATGGCCGCTCATTCGAGAAGCTTGGGAAGTGGCGCATAGAGGTAAATCAGACGTTCCGCAAAGATGGAATGAACTTGATCGAACATCTCAAAGATTTGGACTTAGGACGTTTATTCATTCTAAAGAAGAATATAACTATGTTCGTAACATGGTTCTTCAAGAAAGGATCCAGATTTTAAAAGGGGATATCAACGCTGAAAAAAGTATGAGATCTGTGGCGGAAAGAGCCGCAAGGTTGAACGTTCCAATTCGAGTTGTTTATCTTTCTAATATAGAAGACTATTTTTCTTACAGTGGTAGTTTTCGAGACAATCTACTGAGTTTACCTACAGATGAAAAAGGAATTGTTTTGAGAACAATGCAAAACGGAACCAAGGAAGAGTATGGATCTCCGGACGGAGAAAAAATTCCGGTGGATTATCCTTTACACTATAATGTTCAGTCTCTAAAAAATTTACAGGATTGGATGTTATTATCCGGTCATCTTCATAAAGGAATTCTAATGCAGTTTAGGACTCCTATTCAAAAGGGTTTTTCCATGATCAAAAGTGGACCCGTAGAAGTTCTGAAATGA
- the pabB gene encoding aminodeoxychorismate synthase component I has protein sequence MRIEELLFSDQPFMIFDEGFHPFGKIIFRNPIKTIEVYHLDTLLTSLNEINVYIKQGYHVAGFISYEAGYFFSDMNWKENDTVLPLLYFAVFQNPEKFSELETGSSQNYGFYISSIPNRKTYFENLDTIRTKLYQGEVYQINYTDKIFFDFEGDILSFYKTLSERQPVPYGSWIRAHDWDILSFSPELFFEKKEKTLITKPMKGTYPRGKSPEEDKKNAQALINSDKEKAENLMITDLMRNDLGKISKEGSVQVQNLFSVEKYKTIFQMTSTIQSELSDSIEWKDIFKELFPGGSITGAPKFRAMQLIRELEKPRGIYTGAIGVIQPNQNAVFSIGIRTLELKKGKGNIGIGSGITWDSDPEKEWLEILEKAKFFTEASNKFSLFETILYKNGIFYFQKEHLKRIKNSAKKFGFPFSEQEWVSCLKKVSTNCRSSDSYRVKISLNSLGKFTYEFEILENFPKKGTLKICNVLMNSSSEFRKHKTNLREIYDQEGKRSREAGHLDILFLNEKKEITEGSISNIFVKIGDSYFTPPMSSGLLPGIFRNRLLKRKGFYEKTFSLDDLFRSNSVFLCNSLRGILRVKEVYNFIKE, from the coding sequence ATGAGAATCGAAGAACTACTATTCTCTGACCAGCCTTTTATGATTTTTGACGAAGGATTCCATCCTTTCGGAAAAATTATCTTCCGCAATCCAATTAAAACGATCGAAGTTTATCATTTAGATACACTGTTAACTTCTCTTAACGAAATAAACGTCTATATAAAACAAGGCTATCACGTAGCCGGTTTTATTTCTTATGAGGCAGGTTATTTTTTTTCCGACATGAATTGGAAAGAAAACGATACCGTTTTGCCGCTTTTATATTTTGCGGTTTTCCAAAATCCCGAAAAATTCTCCGAACTTGAAACAGGATCCTCTCAAAATTATGGCTTTTATATTTCTTCAATCCCAAATCGTAAAACTTATTTTGAAAATCTAGATACGATTCGAACCAAACTTTATCAGGGAGAAGTTTATCAGATCAATTATACCGATAAAATTTTTTTCGATTTTGAAGGAGATATATTATCTTTTTATAAAACACTATCCGAAAGACAACCAGTTCCCTATGGGTCTTGGATTAGAGCTCACGATTGGGATATACTTTCTTTTTCGCCGGAACTTTTTTTTGAAAAAAAAGAAAAAACTCTGATTACAAAACCAATGAAAGGAACCTATCCAAGAGGTAAATCACCAGAAGAGGACAAAAAAAATGCTCAAGCACTTATCAACTCCGACAAGGAAAAAGCAGAAAATCTGATGATCACAGATTTAATGCGAAATGATCTCGGAAAAATTAGCAAAGAAGGAAGCGTTCAGGTTCAAAACTTATTCTCGGTCGAAAAATATAAAACGATCTTTCAAATGACGAGCACGATCCAATCGGAACTCTCAGATTCGATTGAATGGAAAGATATTTTTAAAGAACTTTTTCCGGGTGGATCGATTACTGGAGCTCCAAAGTTCAGAGCGATGCAACTGATTCGAGAATTGGAAAAACCCAGAGGAATTTATACCGGAGCAATCGGAGTGATTCAACCAAACCAAAACGCAGTTTTTTCGATCGGAATCCGAACCTTAGAATTAAAAAAAGGAAAAGGAAATATTGGAATCGGTTCTGGAATTACTTGGGACTCCGATCCTGAAAAAGAATGGCTTGAAATTTTAGAAAAGGCGAAATTTTTTACGGAAGCTTCCAACAAGTTCTCCCTTTTTGAAACTATACTTTATAAAAATGGAATATTTTATTTTCAGAAAGAACATTTAAAAAGGATCAAAAATTCAGCTAAAAAATTCGGATTTCCTTTTTCCGAACAAGAATGGGTTTCTTGTTTGAAAAAAGTTTCCACAAACTGCCGAAGTTCGGATTCTTATCGAGTAAAGATCAGTTTAAATTCTCTCGGAAAATTTACATATGAATTTGAAATACTCGAAAACTTTCCCAAAAAAGGAACATTAAAAATATGCAATGTTTTGATGAATTCTTCTTCCGAATTTAGAAAACACAAGACAAATCTAAGAGAAATATACGATCAAGAAGGGAAACGTTCTAGAGAAGCGGGTCATCTTGATATTTTATTTTTAAATGAAAAAAAAGAAATCACCGAAGGAAGTATCAGTAATATTTTCGTAAAAATCGGAGATTCTTATTTTACTCCTCCGATGTCTTCAGGTTTACTTCCCGGTATTTTTAGAAACCGTCTTTTAAAACGGAAAGGATTTTACGAAAAAACCTTTTCTTTGGACGACTTGTTTCGATCGAATTCTGTGTTTCTCTGTAATTCTCTTAGAGGAATTTTAAGAGTAAAAGAAGTTTACAATTTCATAAAAGAATAA
- the thpR gene encoding RNA 2',3'-cyclic phosphodiesterase, which produces MRTFLGISIPEEIKEQLTSICYGLPDIRWVPKENFHITLVFLGEQPSERLDILSDFCSEISFTEFDLSLKSVGTFGKQKSPSILFAAVKPSIELSQLHKTLDSGIRKLSFSIDRQNYQPHLTIGRFKNSNETRVTMYLEEFANFVSSNFRVSEFHIYSSRTSSNGPVYSIEESFSLLPSKI; this is translated from the coding sequence ATGAGAACCTTTCTCGGAATCTCCATTCCAGAAGAAATAAAAGAACAATTAACTTCGATTTGTTACGGTCTTCCAGACATTCGATGGGTTCCGAAAGAGAACTTCCATATCACCTTAGTATTCTTAGGCGAACAACCCTCCGAACGTCTGGACATTTTATCCGACTTTTGCTCCGAAATATCTTTTACCGAATTTGATCTGAGTTTAAAATCAGTGGGAACTTTCGGAAAACAAAAATCTCCTTCTATCCTTTTTGCAGCTGTAAAACCTTCCATCGAACTTTCACAACTTCATAAAACCTTAGATTCCGGAATTCGCAAACTTAGTTTTTCTATAGACCGACAGAATTATCAGCCTCATCTTACGATCGGTCGTTTTAAAAATTCGAACGAAACAAGAGTAACTATGTACTTGGAAGAATTCGCAAATTTTGTTTCTTCCAATTTTAGGGTTTCCGAATTTCATATCTATTCTTCTAGAACATCCTCAAACGGACCGGTTTATTCCATCGAAGAATCTTTTTCACTTTTACCGTCTAAAATATGA
- the aat gene encoding leucyl/phenylalanyl-tRNA--protein transferase, with protein MKDFSDFFRNPHVWDREIVAVGGDLSPERLLYAYKNGIFPWSDQPILWYCLDPRSIFDLNKLHVSKRLKRKINQKRYTITFNRAFEQVMRCCAYRPGEDTWITDLFIKSYTEFHKLGYAHSLEVWDENGKLGGGVYGIAIGNFFAGESMFSFIPDFGKIGLFHLFETLKKDHFTLFDTQQLNLVTLSLGAYQIPKKEYLKRLESAVASGKKWNPSHFVL; from the coding sequence TTGAAAGACTTCTCCGATTTTTTTCGAAACCCTCACGTTTGGGATCGAGAAATTGTAGCGGTCGGAGGTGATCTTTCTCCCGAACGACTTTTATACGCTTATAAGAACGGTATTTTTCCCTGGTCGGACCAACCGATTCTTTGGTACTGTTTGGACCCGAGAAGTATTTTCGATCTCAATAAACTACATGTTTCCAAACGATTAAAAAGAAAAATCAATCAAAAACGTTATACGATTACATTCAATCGTGCATTTGAACAGGTGATGCGATGTTGCGCTTATCGTCCGGGCGAGGATACTTGGATCACGGATCTTTTTATCAAAAGCTACACCGAATTTCATAAACTTGGTTATGCTCATTCTTTAGAAGTTTGGGACGAAAATGGAAAGTTAGGTGGAGGAGTTTATGGTATTGCAATTGGAAATTTTTTTGCCGGTGAATCTATGTTTTCTTTCATTCCGGACTTTGGAAAAATAGGACTCTTTCATTTATTCGAAACTTTAAAAAAAGATCATTTTACTCTGTTTGATACTCAGCAACTCAACCTAGTCACTCTAAGTCTTGGAGCTTATCAAATTCCTAAAAAAGAATATCTCAAACGATTAGAATCTGCCGTAGCTTCCGGGAAAAAATGGAATCCCTCCCATTTCGTTCTTTAA
- a CDS encoding AMP-dependent synthetase/ligase, with amino-acid sequence MYKNLADMLIQSTEKYGDRPVFWSKGEDKEFHPTSYNQLYDMGIALAEALIELGLKAREHVGVLADNRLEWILTDYAVQFSGAANVPRGTDVTESELEYILNHSEAKIVFIENDKMLEKYNKVKSKLPKVETIIIMDKSSSAKGKHIHKIYDLIEEGRSLRAKGSKKAEKRIEEIKPEDLFTLIYTSGTTGMPKGVMLMHSNMIHQMVHVVPMLLTDIKPTDSMLSILPIWHIFERVNEYGAISSGIQTYYTKVADLRNDLAKAKPSFMASAPRVWENVYANIYNKVNDPKQTPTIRRILFKLAYFFSKHYNASRRFLNGLEVDYENRNILKSLVIGIKSLIILLLTGPFTLSAISILAYLTIPVYGAHLPNWIFFSLAGLGLVFNAKTLDTIVLSKIRAATGGRLKASLSGGGALQSHVDNFFNDIGMLVLEGYGMTETSPVISVRPFVKPIIGSVGFLVPKSELIIKDENGNVLTHINDQFEVLAGKLGQKGIVFVKGPQVMKGYYKNPEVTKKTIVDGWMNTGDIGFINFKKTLTLTGRAKDTVVLLGGENVEPVPIENKMDESPFIKQSMVIGQDQKVLGAIIVPDIEHLSVWCKENGIDPSKTDEIIKNPKVIDFYKKEVRNYNSTKTGFKSFEQVQHVILAKKPFEVGDELTNLLKMKRHVITEKYNKEIKKIYEKD; translated from the coding sequence ATGTATAAAAACCTCGCGGATATGTTGATACAATCCACCGAGAAATATGGAGATCGACCTGTATTTTGGAGTAAAGGAGAAGATAAAGAATTCCATCCAACTTCTTATAACCAACTTTACGACATGGGTATAGCACTTGCCGAAGCACTCATTGAATTGGGATTAAAAGCAAGAGAACATGTCGGAGTGTTGGCGGATAACAGACTAGAATGGATATTGACCGATTACGCGGTTCAATTTTCCGGAGCTGCTAATGTGCCAAGAGGAACGGACGTTACTGAGTCTGAGTTGGAATATATTCTCAACCACTCGGAAGCAAAAATCGTTTTTATCGAAAACGATAAGATGCTGGAAAAATACAACAAGGTTAAATCAAAACTTCCTAAAGTAGAAACGATCATCATTATGGATAAATCTTCCTCTGCAAAAGGAAAACATATTCATAAAATTTATGATCTGATTGAAGAAGGAAGATCCCTTAGAGCCAAAGGTAGTAAAAAAGCCGAAAAAAGGATCGAGGAAATTAAACCGGAAGATCTTTTTACTCTCATTTATACTTCCGGAACCACTGGAATGCCCAAGGGCGTAATGTTGATGCATTCTAATATGATTCATCAAATGGTCCACGTGGTCCCTATGCTTTTGACGGACATCAAACCTACGGATAGTATGCTTTCTATATTACCAATCTGGCATATATTTGAAAGAGTAAACGAATACGGAGCTATTTCGAGTGGTATTCAAACCTACTATACAAAAGTAGCCGATCTCAGAAACGACCTCGCGAAAGCAAAACCTTCTTTTATGGCTTCTGCCCCTCGCGTTTGGGAGAACGTTTACGCGAATATCTACAATAAAGTAAATGATCCAAAACAAACTCCTACAATTCGCAGGATTTTATTTAAACTCGCGTATTTCTTTTCGAAACACTATAATGCTTCTAGAAGATTTTTAAATGGATTAGAGGTTGATTACGAAAACAGAAATATATTAAAATCTCTTGTTATCGGAATCAAATCTCTGATTATCCTTTTGCTAACAGGTCCTTTTACGTTAAGCGCCATTTCGATTCTGGCTTATCTGACCATTCCTGTTTATGGGGCTCATCTTCCGAATTGGATTTTCTTTTCTTTGGCGGGTTTGGGACTTGTTTTTAACGCAAAAACTTTAGATACGATCGTTCTTTCTAAAATCCGCGCCGCTACCGGAGGAAGATTGAAAGCGTCTCTATCGGGTGGCGGGGCGTTACAATCACACGTGGATAATTTCTTTAACGATATAGGTATGCTCGTTTTAGAAGGATACGGTATGACCGAAACAAGTCCCGTGATCTCGGTAAGACCTTTTGTAAAACCGATCATTGGTTCCGTAGGTTTTTTAGTTCCTAAATCCGAACTAATCATCAAAGACGAAAACGGTAACGTGTTAACTCATATCAATGATCAATTTGAAGTCCTGGCGGGTAAATTAGGGCAAAAAGGAATTGTATTTGTAAAAGGTCCTCAAGTGATGAAAGGTTACTATAAAAATCCCGAAGTCACTAAAAAAACCATCGTAGACGGTTGGATGAATACCGGAGATATAGGGTTTATTAATTTCAAAAAAACCCTTACACTGACGGGTAGAGCCAAAGACACAGTAGTACTGTTAGGTGGAGAAAACGTAGAACCGGTTCCAATTGAAAATAAAATGGATGAATCTCCATTTATTAAACAATCCATGGTAATCGGTCAGGATCAAAAAGTTTTAGGTGCGATCATCGTTCCTGATATAGAACACTTAAGTGTTTGGTGTAAGGAAAACGGAATCGATCCTTCTAAAACCGATGAAATAATCAAAAATCCTAAAGTGATCGACTTTTATAAAAAGGAAGTTCGTAACTACAATAGTACTAAAACCGGGTTTAAGTCTTTTGAACAAGTTCAACACGTTATCTTAGCTAAAAAACCTTTCGAGGTAGGGGACGAGTTAACCAATCTTCTTAAGATGAAACGTCACGTGATCACTGAAAAATACAATAAAGAAATTAAAAAAATCTACGAAAAAGACTAA
- a CDS encoding N-acyl homoserine lactonase family protein gives MKNFIFGFLVFSILNCISKNQDTNRLKIADRKNCKSSFGLYVFVYGRSLYPDRFLNVEEDKGNREIVYLFYLIRIPGKNILVDSGFLNEFYKKKFGFSNFESPDRLIKKCGIDPKEITDIVLTHFHFDHAGGIFLFPSAVLHIQNHDLDLLEKQSYFSNQSLYLNSLIKAKRIHSFDGTYSLLPGLQILFTGGHTPGSQALEWISPSGLQILFTGDECYFTEECKNGIGLSKEAAFSLKRNRDFIEYIRILNDKGTRILTLHDPSILQQGEEITPGIRVLDSF, from the coding sequence ATGAAAAATTTTATTTTCGGATTTTTGGTTTTTTCGATCCTAAATTGTATTTCAAAAAATCAAGATACAAATCGTTTGAAAATTGCGGACCGTAAAAATTGTAAATCGAGTTTTGGTCTTTATGTGTTTGTTTATGGGAGAAGTTTGTATCCGGACCGATTTTTAAACGTAGAAGAAGATAAAGGAAACCGCGAAATTGTTTATCTATTTTATCTGATTCGAATTCCTGGAAAAAATATTTTAGTGGATTCAGGTTTTTTAAATGAATTTTACAAAAAGAAATTTGGTTTTTCAAATTTTGAAAGTCCGGATCGCCTAATCAAAAAATGCGGAATTGATCCGAAAGAAATTACGGATATAGTACTTACACATTTTCATTTCGATCATGCAGGAGGAATTTTCCTTTTTCCTTCCGCGGTTTTACACATACAAAATCACGATTTGGATCTTTTAGAAAAGCAGTCCTACTTTTCTAATCAATCTCTATATTTAAATTCTTTAATAAAGGCGAAACGTATTCATTCGTTTGATGGAACTTATTCACTTTTACCGGGATTACAAATTTTATTTACAGGCGGACATACTCCTGGATCTCAAGCTTTGGAATGGATTTCTCCTTCTGGATTACAAATTTTATTTACAGGTGATGAATGTTATTTTACCGAGGAATGTAAAAATGGAATCGGTCTTTCTAAAGAAGCCGCTTTTTCTTTAAAACGGAATCGTGATTTTATAGAATATATCCGAATCTTAAACGATAAAGGAACAAGAATTCTTACGTTACACGATCCTTCCATTTTGCAGCAAGGAGAAGAAATTACTCCCGGAATTCGTGTTCTTGATTCTTTTTAA
- a CDS encoding MASE1 domain-containing protein, which translates to MSLRFKEILKICGIVFISGMIYYILALIGKKTAIYPSYTFVIWPASGAALGCTLLFGNYAVLGIFLASFLFNFGTDVFSENNLYLSFLIGLFSALQSYVGKAVLTRRIPGYKISDRTQFVFLFIFLEAIVCVINTTSSVVSMYFLGEIDLSSIRQSWLTGWVGEVLGVYVGAPFILFWFRGPYKLFRWKEFFESAVLLFLIIFFSLTSFDLTASVFFFNYSLGYVLIPLILWSAFRLGERVSSLAVIVSSIIVAIFGTIPTRFDVGSIGESSILLQFFIAVLSITSLLVVSMVNERKEVEDQLRISHQSLEEKVEERTHELLRSNEILREEIQEKNEARAALEKSQIRYMGLFEHLPVAIIEADYSELKRVLDCLPSHIQGDIFTDYVETRPDFVRHCFNSIQVIGVNQETVNLLRVGSVDEVYKGWRFFFSQDNFKVFKRVLRKIREKSYFYEVEVGFRVKDNTRLDIKIRWSVPPGFESSLSSVIVTLLDFTEIKSAERKLQLSLNEKEVMLKEIHHRVKNNLQVISSLLSMQSDYVQDKQSLSVFIESQNRLRTMSMIHEELYQSENLGKIQYSVYIEKLLNQLFQVYGKSDSVALVTLLESLDITVNRAIPIGLIINELVSNSLKYAFPEDRSIPNKPELRVSFSKSGENLEMRVEDNGIGMPFGFDLKDSNSLGLKLVNILVRQLGGKIDFSSDSKKGTQFKIHIPLSVNLA; encoded by the coding sequence TTGTCTCTTCGTTTCAAAGAAATCTTAAAGATCTGCGGAATCGTTTTTATTTCCGGAATGATCTATTATATTCTCGCGCTGATTGGAAAAAAGACTGCGATCTATCCGAGTTATACTTTCGTGATTTGGCCTGCTTCTGGAGCGGCGCTTGGTTGCACTTTACTTTTTGGAAATTATGCGGTCTTAGGAATTTTTTTAGCCTCTTTTCTTTTTAACTTTGGAACGGATGTATTTTCCGAAAATAATTTATATCTTAGCTTTTTAATCGGTCTTTTTTCTGCACTTCAAAGTTATGTTGGAAAGGCCGTTCTTACTCGTAGGATTCCCGGATATAAAATTTCAGATCGTACTCAGTTTGTATTTCTTTTTATTTTTCTAGAAGCGATTGTATGTGTAATTAATACAACTAGTTCTGTGGTTTCGATGTACTTTTTAGGAGAGATCGACTTATCTTCAATTCGCCAGAGTTGGTTGACTGGGTGGGTGGGAGAAGTGCTTGGAGTTTATGTAGGAGCACCGTTTATTCTTTTTTGGTTTAGAGGTCCGTACAAGTTATTTCGATGGAAAGAATTTTTTGAATCTGCGGTATTACTTTTTTTAATCATATTTTTTTCTCTTACTTCATTCGATTTAACTGCTTCGGTTTTTTTCTTCAATTATTCCTTAGGTTATGTTTTGATTCCTCTGATTCTTTGGTCTGCGTTTCGACTGGGAGAACGGGTCAGTAGTTTGGCAGTTATTGTTTCTTCGATCATAGTAGCGATCTTTGGAACAATTCCTACGAGATTCGATGTAGGATCTATTGGAGAGTCTAGTATTTTACTTCAGTTCTTTATCGCGGTCTTATCCATCACAAGTTTGCTTGTTGTAAGTATGGTGAATGAAAGAAAAGAAGTGGAAGATCAGCTTAGAATTTCTCATCAAAGTTTGGAAGAGAAAGTGGAAGAAAGAACCCATGAACTTCTTCGTTCTAATGAAATTCTTCGAGAGGAAATTCAAGAAAAAAATGAAGCAAGAGCCGCTCTTGAAAAAAGTCAGATTCGGTATATGGGATTGTTTGAACATCTTCCCGTCGCAATTATCGAAGCGGATTATTCCGAACTCAAACGGGTTTTAGATTGTCTTCCTTCTCATATTCAGGGAGATATTTTTACCGATTATGTTGAAACACGTCCCGATTTTGTTCGACATTGTTTTAATTCAATCCAAGTGATCGGAGTAAATCAAGAAACCGTAAATTTATTGAGGGTCGGATCTGTAGATGAGGTTTATAAAGGTTGGAGATTTTTTTTCAGTCAAGATAACTTCAAAGTTTTTAAAAGAGTTTTAAGAAAGATCCGTGAAAAATCTTATTTTTACGAAGTTGAAGTTGGTTTTAGAGTTAAGGACAATACCAGACTAGACATTAAAATTCGCTGGTCTGTTCCGCCTGGTTTTGAATCTTCTCTTTCTAGTGTGATTGTGACCCTTCTTGATTTTACAGAAATCAAATCCGCGGAAAGAAAGTTGCAACTTTCTCTGAACGAAAAAGAGGTTATGTTAAAGGAAATCCATCATAGGGTAAAAAATAATCTTCAAGTGATTTCTTCTTTGTTGTCCATGCAATCCGATTACGTACAGGATAAACAAAGTCTTTCTGTTTTTATAGAAAGTCAGAATCGACTCAGGACTATGTCCATGATTCATGAGGAACTTTATCAATCTGAGAATTTGGGTAAAATTCAATATTCCGTTTATATTGAAAAACTTTTAAATCAACTTTTCCAAGTTTATGGAAAATCAGATTCAGTTGCGTTAGTTACTTTATTAGAGTCTTTGGATATTACAGTTAATCGTGCGATTCCGATCGGATTGATTATCAATGAGCTAGTTTCAAATTCCTTAAAGTATGCTTTTCCGGAAGATAGATCGATTCCTAACAAGCCGGAGTTAAGGGTTTCATTTTCTAAGTCAGGTGAAAATTTAGAAATGCGTGTTGAAGACAATGGAATTGGTATGCCTTTCGGTTTTGACCTGAAGGATTCTAATTCGCTTGGGTTAAAACTTGTGAATATACTTGTGAGACAATTGGGTGGTAAGATTGATTTTTCATCCGACTCTAAAAAAGGAACTCAGTTTAAAATTCATATTCCTCTTTCGGTTAATTTAGCCTGA